A single Pradoshia eiseniae DNA region contains:
- the helD gene encoding RNA polymerase recycling motor HelD, which yields MNKSESIELRAEKDRLAEIISLIEKRFASVKESQGGVRQDVTEIRQTFWDDVTVNIDNTEDAVETLASIRQQAELLSERERAHGHMNRQLKTLSLLKDSPYFGRVDFHEDGEPTSDIIYLGISSLMDDAQENFLIYDWRAPISSIYYDYSPGPAQYETPGGVITGEMERKRQYIIKSGQLKSMFDTGITIGDEILKEVLGQNADNQMKNIVATIQKEQNTLIRNDKNRYLVVQGAAGSGKTSAALQRVAYLLYRHVHEIKADNILLFSPNPLFSSYTATVLPSLGEDNMQQVTFFDYMAKLIGEDYKVSDPFEQMEYVLRGKEDELYEARIEAIRFKNSLEYKGLIDRYIQSLSKEGLQFKNIVLRQKTLISSAEMANYFYSLDPSLSIQSRLQSVKEWLLKELYRIEKIERKAEWVEEEIELLDTKDYIGTYRSMRKRKSYTEDTFDDFDREKNELAKKVTHKYFKPIRIAIKQHRFLHVKKMYKDLFQNNITDRLRIEGDTTLPKRWEEIGKLTRREISQNRLPYEDAAPYLYFKEELEGTRSNRTIRHLFIDEAQDYSAFHLEVIQRLFPNCRMTILGDMNQAIYTHSYGAPTLLSPELYPADETEKIILLKSYRSTRQIIDFSSKILSQVQIEPFNRNGALPVLYKQEDEYASFRLINQLLEHLQNGGHQTIAIICKTQNEADAAYEQLKVKDDVQLMDKSIYRFTKGILILPAYLAKGIEFDAVILFDASKEKYGHEHERNLLYTACTRAMHELHILTCGEASPFLKAIPTDLYEIK from the coding sequence CGTAAAAGAATCGCAAGGCGGGGTCAGACAGGATGTCACCGAGATACGACAAACCTTCTGGGATGATGTAACGGTGAATATCGATAACACAGAGGATGCGGTAGAGACATTAGCAAGCATACGCCAGCAGGCTGAGCTATTATCTGAACGTGAGCGGGCACATGGACATATGAACAGGCAGCTAAAAACGTTAAGTCTGCTGAAGGATTCCCCCTACTTCGGCCGCGTAGACTTCCATGAAGACGGAGAACCAACTTCAGATATCATCTATCTCGGTATCTCTTCCCTTATGGACGATGCCCAAGAGAATTTTCTCATCTATGATTGGCGGGCACCCATCTCAAGCATCTATTATGACTATTCACCGGGTCCAGCTCAATATGAAACGCCAGGCGGCGTCATCACAGGCGAGATGGAAAGAAAAAGACAGTACATTATTAAGAGCGGACAATTGAAAAGCATGTTCGATACAGGAATCACGATTGGCGATGAAATCCTAAAGGAAGTGCTTGGCCAAAACGCAGACAACCAAATGAAGAATATCGTCGCCACTATACAAAAGGAACAGAACACCCTTATCCGCAATGACAAGAATCGATATTTAGTCGTTCAAGGAGCAGCCGGAAGCGGCAAGACCTCCGCCGCCCTGCAGCGCGTTGCCTATCTCCTATACCGGCATGTTCATGAAATTAAGGCAGATAATATCCTGCTCTTTTCTCCCAATCCGTTATTTAGCAGCTATACAGCTACGGTTCTCCCCTCACTTGGGGAAGACAATATGCAGCAAGTCACCTTCTTTGACTACATGGCTAAACTTATTGGAGAGGACTATAAGGTGAGCGATCCATTTGAACAGATGGAGTATGTTCTAAGAGGAAAAGAGGATGAACTATACGAGGCCAGAATAGAGGCCATTCGTTTTAAAAATTCATTGGAATATAAGGGATTAATTGACCGCTATATCCAATCTCTCAGCAAGGAAGGACTTCAATTCAAAAATATTGTCCTTCGTCAAAAGACCTTAATTTCATCTGCTGAAATGGCTAACTATTTTTATTCACTTGACCCATCCCTATCCATTCAAAGCCGCCTTCAATCGGTGAAGGAATGGCTGCTAAAGGAGCTATATAGAATAGAGAAAATAGAGCGCAAAGCCGAATGGGTAGAGGAAGAAATAGAGCTACTTGATACAAAGGACTATATTGGCACATATCGATCCATGCGTAAAAGAAAATCCTACACAGAAGATACATTTGATGATTTTGACCGGGAAAAAAATGAGCTTGCCAAAAAAGTCACTCATAAATATTTCAAGCCAATTCGGATTGCCATCAAGCAACACCGTTTCCTCCATGTCAAAAAGATGTACAAAGACTTATTTCAGAACAATATCACTGACCGATTAAGAATAGAAGGTGACACCACTCTCCCAAAACGATGGGAGGAGATAGGAAAACTGACCAGGAGGGAAATCAGCCAAAATCGCCTTCCATATGAAGATGCAGCCCCGTATCTGTATTTCAAGGAAGAGCTTGAGGGCACGCGATCAAATCGAACGATCCGCCATTTATTCATCGATGAGGCACAGGATTACTCAGCCTTTCATCTAGAAGTAATCCAGCGCCTCTTCCCAAACTGCCGGATGACGATACTGGGAGATATGAATCAAGCAATCTACACCCATTCTTACGGAGCGCCAACCCTGCTCTCTCCGGAGCTTTATCCAGCGGATGAGACGGAAAAGATCATCTTATTAAAGAGCTATCGTTCCACTCGTCAAATAATCGACTTCAGCAGCAAGATCTTAAGCCAAGTTCAGATTGAACCTTTTAACAGAAACGGAGCACTCCCTGTTCTGTATAAGCAAGAAGACGAGTATGCTTCCTTTAGATTGATTAACCAGCTGCTTGAACACTTGCAGAATGGCGGACACCAAACCATCGCTATTATTTGCAAAACACAAAATGAAGCTGATGCAGCATATGAACAACTGAAGGTTAAAGATGATGTACAGCTGATGGATAAATCCATCTATCGTTTCACGAAAGGGATCCTTATCCTTCCTGCATACTTAGCAAAAGGAATTGAATTCGATGCAGTCATACTCTTTGATGCATCAAAGGAAAAATACGGCCATGAGCATGAACGGAATCTGTTATATACTGCCTGCACCCGAGCCATGCATGAGCTCCATATTCTCACCTGCGGAGAAGCAAGCCCGTTTCTTAAAGCGATTCCAACAGATTTATATGAGATTAAGTGA